A window of Babylonia areolata isolate BAREFJ2019XMU chromosome 2, ASM4173473v1, whole genome shotgun sequence contains these coding sequences:
- the LOC143278362 gene encoding potassium voltage-gated channel protein Shaw-like, whose translation MSGRKGRSKDHPTVLSALLPGSQITEPTRRILVNTANVREVVTFNIGGTIFQTYRSTLHKLPGSPLADEAFLHGHFIHDRQQYFFDRDPDVFGAILNYLRTGELHLPTKYCGPAVKTEMEFWGIGEDEIEECCWTSYSAWTTTLLALRKLEKDRKVHLAGCAQEAALTSSDSKLRHLAAKGWTLINNPRSSKAAKIFSFTSLGFVLLSIFSFIAQTHPTFRVPVATPAGTDTDTHTGPGTNRSLPNALNVSTPRGESSGQGESTLEDEAHPWLVIADYVCLVFFLLEFASRVALAPRRCRLLLMPMTILEMLALFPDVMELCLKPLRPSLGDVSAVDVITFLRLLRVFRIFRLMRHFPGLWILFYTLKASVRELLLLLLFLCVGMLFFASLIYYVDDRKLFPSIPHACWWSIITMTTVGYGDVSPVTELGYVVGSVTAVCGVLVIGFTVPVLVNNFILYYQHTQSALARETNRRGRGLTTSPTSPKLHLPSPYPPEGTSGLQHVSTATGVASTNGNTDHPIGMSTPHPHPHPDPVLTDPSSP comes from the exons ATGTCTGGGCGGAAGGGGAGATCCAAGGACCATCCCACGGTGCTGTCGGCACTGCTGCCCGGCTCCCAGATCACGGAGCCCACCCGGCGGATTCTGGTCAACACCGCTAATGTCCGGGAG GTGGTGACCTTCAACATAGGGGGCACCATCTTCCAGACGTACCGGTCCACCCTGCACAAGCTGCCGGGCAGCCCCCTGGCCGATGAGGCCTTCCTCCACGGACACTTCATCCACGACCGCCAGCAGTACTTCTTTGACCGGGACCCGGATGTCTTCGGCGCCATCTTGAACTATCTGCGTACCGGAGAGCTCCACCTGCCCACCAAGTACTGCGGGCCTGCTGTCAAG ACGGAGATGGAGTTCTGGGGGATAGGAGAGGACGAGATAGAGGAATGTTGCTGGACGTCCTACAGTGCATGGACCACCACGCTGCTCGCCCTGAGGAAACTGGAGAAAGACCGAAAG GTTCACCTGGCGGGGTGTGCACAAGAAGCCGCCCTGACGTCATCAGACAGTAAATTACGTCATCTGGCAGCGAAGGGCTGGACACTGATCAATAACCCCAGGTCCTCCAAAGCCgcaaag ATCTTCAGCTTCACTTCTCTGGGCTTCGTCCTGCTCAGCATCTTCTCCTTCATCGCTCAGACTCACCCCACGTTCCGGGTGCCCGTCGCCACCCCAGCGGGcactgacacggacacacacacagggccggGCACCAACAGGTCTCTGCCCAACGCACTGAACGTCAGCACGCCACGAGGGGAGAGCAGTGGTCAAGGGGAGAGCACACTGGAGGACGAGGCTCACCCATGGCTGGTGATCGCAGACTACGTGTGCCTGGTCTTCTTCCTGCTGGAGTTCGCCTCTCGTGTGGCGCTGGCCCCGCGGCGCTGTCGGCTGCTGCTGATGCCGATGACGATCCTGGAGATGCTGGCGCTGTTCCCGGACGTGATGGAGCTGTGTCTGAAGCCGTTGAGGCCCTCCCTGGGCGACGTCAGCGCTGTGGACGTCATCACCTTCCTACGCCTGCTGCGCGTCTTCCGCATCTTCCGCCTGATGCGGCACTTCCCGGGGCTGTGGATCCTCTTCTACACGCTCAAGGCCAGCGTCagggagctgctgctgctgctgctcttcctctGCGTCGGCATGCTCTTCTTCGCCTCCCTCATCTACTACGTCGACGACCGAAAGCTGTTTCCCAGCATCCCTCATGCGTGCTGGTGgtccatcatcaccatgacgacgGTGGGCTACGGGGACGTGTCCCCGGTGACGGAGCTGGGCTACGTGGTGGGGTCCGTGACGGCGGTGTGCGGCGTGCTGGTGATCGGCTTCACCGTGCCCGTGCTGGTCAACAACTTCATCCTCTACTACCAGCACACCCAGTCCGCGCTGGCCAGGGAGACCAACAGGAGGGGGCGGGgcctcaccacctcccccacctcccccaaattgcacctcccctccccctacccccctgaaGGGACTTCAGGTCTCCAGCACGTCAGCACAGCGACCGGTGTGGCCAGCACCAATGGCAACACAGACCACCCAATTGGGATGAGCacgccgcacccccacccccaccctgaccccgTCCTCACTGACCCCTCCTCACCCTGA
- the LOC143278392 gene encoding uncharacterized protein LOC143278392, producing MREAIKEKKRLYKIWVKSKDEEDYIKYRLARRHSKKVVKTAKEKAWIQYGEKLSETCKTSPTEFYKSVKAMRVRDEPFDPTTVINDANGEALHEEEKIMKRWEDYFKDLLNPSGVQAQDTQSRFTPSHPDHWEPTILESEVRTAVRTSPKGKTAGDDGITTEAILACGETGTQWLTTIFQKAWEEREVSEDWQNAIVVPIWKKKGRKKNCST from the coding sequence ATGAGGGAAGCCATCaaggaaaaaaagagactttACAAGATCTGGGTCAAGTCAAAGGATGAAGAGGACTACATCAAGTACAGACTTGCAAGAAGACACAGCAAGAAAGTTGTGAAAACAGCAAAGGAAAAGGCATGGATCCAGTATGGCGAGAAGCTAAGTGAAACGTGCAAGACCTCCCCAACAGAGTTCTACAAGAGTGTAAAGGCGATGAGAGTGAGAGACGAACCTTTCGACCCAACCACTGTCATCAATGATGCAAACGGAGAAGCTttgcatgaagaagaaaagataatgaagagatgggaagactatTTCAAAGACCTACTGAACCCATCAGGAGTACAGGCACAGGACACACAGTCCCGGTTCACCCCCAGCCACCCAGACCACTGGGAACCTACCATCCTGGAAAGTGAAGTGAGAACAGCAGTGAGGACCAGTCCTAAAGGCAAGACAGCAGGAGACGATGGCATTACAACTGAAGCCATCCTTGCCTGCGGTGAAACCGGAACACAGTGGCTCACTACCATCTTTCAGAAAGCTTGGGAGGAGAGAGAAGTATCAGAAGACTGGCAAAATGCAATAGTGGTGCCAATATGGAAGAAGAAGGGCAGGAAGAAAAACTGCAGCACATAA